In Ostrea edulis chromosome 6, xbOstEdul1.1, whole genome shotgun sequence, a single window of DNA contains:
- the LOC125646010 gene encoding proton channel OtopLc-like yields MSTLDTEETEPRLQVKHVGDHVEDTCVSCPVSSDGETDHKQPAQKSSTKPIPKAKSSAEMQSINETANSSRRHSAIGNENVSENPKRGEDKIKNIPLDNQNLLSKSSGKKYVHSNKMRRKSGSDKQENEDKHNQSSFLVSTDRPNCYVVNKSNDDILALVDLGPKRGRHNSAGKYHDYTPNLSDKTCDENEDDVMLCEDNNDSERKDIADKLRDNVSVVGSMMYGILMSVLAAALPITETFASQNSSQMFEIFYIYMYLVSFLFVVYVHFCILKRGSRLTMLLVTIVRHVRRLLRNDSNKEPTEGRAGAEPSALSRRSLSTNSTCNGFVYTGSFPFRIGAVVFGVASMIHSGLNFAYFFQLHDGNSVCHHPVQAIKPFMHMTFTFMQLYFIFMHSKLIFIHHKFIARLGLMHLCCTNLAVWFRCIIVETLDALSRFHPQETSPVITKNVTESSLLEGAKPSAASRKLQNVPNSHLILISLPMNNSKNVFLPEISCFWSDLFGNFVQRAGPYLYPCKIEYSLICAAIVYAMWRNVGRKSNEVALTSERQQTTPGDPSKRLDCSSSIRGLFAGILVTVGTIISMVAFYVLVTHQPMSSTAIILVHASETSMFLLMTGAIIFAADRMKNMKFTPVSWRFSVELHLLFVSFTSVFAFAVFGGIAAAFETHKPKGVLNILTNLFMILQSTMQVLFIVAASKLASANELQGRKKRGREFVMFLVLCNFALWAMNTFETQQPEHNPVQMDFYGPLAWSVLTHVTVPLSIYFRFHSAVCLINIWRYSWRYRPRQEIELESSC; encoded by the exons ATGTCGACGTTAGATACTGAAGAGACAGAACCAAGATTGCAAGTCAAACACGTGGGCGATCATGTGGAGGACACGTGTGTCAGTTGTCCAGTCTCCAGTGATGGTGAAACGGACCATAAACAACCAGCACAAAAGTCTAGTACCAAGCCAATTCCAAAAGCGAAGTCTTCTGCTGAAATGCAATCAATAAACGAAACAGCCAACTCAAGCAGACGACACAGTGCAATAGGAAACGAAAACGTCTCGGAAAATCCCAAGAGGGGGGaggacaaaattaaaaatataccaCTGGACAATCAGAATCTCCTGTCAAAAAGTAgtggaaaaaaatatgtacattccAACAAAATGAGGAGGAAAAGTGGGTCAGACAAGCAAGAAAATGAGGACAAGCATAACCAAAGCAGCTTCCTGGTGTCCACAGATCGTCCCAATTGTTACGTAGTGAACAAATCAAATGACGATATTTTAGCTCTAGTGGATTTAGGACCAAAACGAGGCCGTCATAACTCAGCAG GAAAATACCATGATTATACACCCAATCTGTCCGATAAAACTTGTGATGAAAACGAAGACGATGTCATGTTATGTGAAGACAACAATGATTCAGAAAGAAAAGACATAGCAGACAAATTGAG AGACAACGTATCCGTCGTGGGAAGTATGATGTATGGAATTCTGATGTCGGTTCTAGCAGCCGCCCTCCCCATCACCGAGACATTTGCCTCCCAGAATTCTTCCCAGATGTTTGAA ataTTCTACATCTATATGTACCTGGTGagttttttatttgttgtgtatGTCCACTTCTGCATTCTCAAACGTGGATCTCGACTGACCATGCTCCTTGTGACAATTGTCCGCCATGTCCGGAGACTGCTGAGAAATGACTCGAACAAAGAACCGACCGAGGGGAGGGCGGGAGCAGAACCTTCTGCCCTGTCCCGGCGCAGCTTAAGCACGAACAGTACCTGTAATGGCTTTGTCTACACGGGCAGTTTCCCGTTTAGAATAGGGGCTGTGG TGTTTGGTGTAGCCAGTATGATCCACAGTGGACTGAACTTCGCCTATTTCTTCCAACTGCATGATGGGAATTCCGTTTGTCATCACCCTGTGCAGGCAATCAAACCCTTCATGCACATGACCTTCACTTTTATGCAGCTTTACTTCATATTTATGCACTCCAAG CTCATTTTCATCCATCACAAGTTTATCGCTCGACTTGGCTTAATGCACCTTTGCTGTACAAACCTAGCAGTGTGGTTCAGATGTATCATCGTGGAAACTCTTGATGCCCTAAGTCGGTTCCACCCACAAGAGACCAGCCCGGTAATCACGAAAAATGTCACAGAGTCGTCTTTGTTGGAGGGCGCTAAACCATCTGCTGCTAGCAGAAAGTTACAAAACG TCCCAAATTCCCATTTGATTCTGATTAGTCTTCCCATGAACAACAGTAAAAATGTCTTTCTTCCGGAGATTTCTTGCTTCTGGTCCGATTTGTTTGGAAATTTTGTACAGAGAGCGGGACCATATTTGTATCCCTGTAAAATTGAGTACAGCTTGATTTGTGCAG CTATTGTTTACGCCATGTGGAGAAACGTTGGTCGAAAATCAAACGAAGTAGCTTTGACCTCTGAACGTCAACAGACGACGCCGGGTGACCCCAGCAAAAGACTGGATTGTTCCAGCTCTATCCGGGGACTTTTCGCTGGCATTTTGGTCACCGTGGGTACAATCATTTCCATGGTGGCTTTTTATGTGTTGGTGACGCACCAACCTATGTCAAGTACCGCCATTATCCTGGTCCACGCTTCTGAAACATCCATGTTCTTGTTGATGACGGGAGCCATTATATTTGCAGCAGACAGaatgaaaaacatgaaattcacaCCGGTCTCTTGGAGGTTTTCAGTGGAACTACATCTTTTATTCGTCTCGTTTACAAGTGTGTTTGCTTTCGCTGTCTTTGGGGGCATCGCTGCGGCTTTTGAAACACATAAACCAAAAGgagttttaaacattttaacgAATCTTTTCATGATTTTGCAATCCACGATGCAAGTCTTGTTCATCGTGGCAGCAAGTAAACTGGCTTCTGCCAATGAATTACAAGGACGAAAGAAACGGGGGCGAGAATTCGTTATGTTTCTTGTACTCTGTAACTTTGCATTGTGGGCAATGAACACTTTTGAGACCCAGCAGCCAGAACATAACCCGGTGCAGATGGACTTTTACGGACCATTAGCGTGGTCTGTACTCACGCACGTCACTGTACCACTGTCTATCTACTTTCGCTTTCACTCTGCAGTTTGTCTTATCAACATATGGCGTTATTCTTGGAGATATAGACCTAGACAAGAGATAGAGCTGGAGAGTTCTTGCTAA